Within the Setaria viridis chromosome 3, Setaria_viridis_v4.0, whole genome shotgun sequence genome, the region AGTGACTACTGACTACTAATTGTAGGGAGAGTTGTGTATGATTGTTTTCCCTTGCCAAAATAATTCCATTGATGCAATTCATGCAGAGATCCGCTCATCTTGAGTTTGTGTTAGTCCACGGCGTCAGCTGTTCATAGGTTAATTGCACTCCTGATTCTTGATTTTCTTCTTGATGCGGTCACTACGGCTTATGTCTGTTTTATTAAGCAAAATAATAGAGCTCGTATGATCAGCCACCAAAGATGTGGTGCATTTGAGATGATAAGGTTAGGAAGGAGGAAACATTGTACAGCGTTTTTTTTTACTACGAATGACCTATTATATCGTAAACCACATATAAACATTGGTTATTTGATTTTATCATGTAACCACTATATTGGATAGATTTTTGACAAGGAGATCCACGTATCGCCCAAGAAACATCATTTAAGAATTCCATTCTGTTTAGTCTTTACATGGTGCATAATCAAGATGTAACATTATCGTGGCTTATGTTTGGTCACATTGTATACATCCTTTACACCTTTAAAAGTTGAGAAAAGGAGCCTATCCATAGATGTTGTCGCACCCAGTTTCTGAACAAAACTGAATGCATCACATATGTGTGCTAGGatccgttctcacacatatgttgatgtcatcagtgaatacatcaaagacagtgtTCAAAAACGTACATAAACCAGtaggaactttattacactcagcgtgatagacacgaaggtctttaatcgttcaccgataacttaacacgcgcacacacacgcacacagcgcagcttctccacaggcttgactggtgaacgcctgcctagaactcctcgaagtcgtcgaaGAACTCCACGTTGTCACAAGCTTCTGAAGAGcgtttgggcaagggtgagtacacttatggttggtactcagcaagtgggggaaacatgcaaggctcacaaggaatGGCTCAAGGCTTGAAGCGGTTAgcattttagttggtcaaattttattagcagcacctaattactagatgtaagtttataccaacccagttaagcatataacattaacattaacccaaaggtaaaggtaacacaGTTAATTCTCATCTTTAAATTCatttatcatgtgagggtccaagccgctcttaaccgtgagcacggctaatatatcagttttcactctgcagaggttgtacactttacccacaactcgtggtccCCCGTGTCACCCGGGTTTGCAaggcccttaaacacttcctttggtgagtggctggggggtccactacgaagcTTTTACAAAGACATGCAGGTAACtggtagcccgctagagtttcagtagcaatgcggaccacaacccgttaatgagacagcaccttagcgaaggctactgctccggacagtgcacccaacaccttccccctccttgccctttcggtaaggccACCAGCTAACCACATGCCTAATTATTCGGCTAAGATCAAagccatgtgatgttgtggttgtactgttttcttgggtgattctccatgttccgattaaaacaagtgttcttgcaattaaacatgtatagcaacataaataaaacatgatTAACATCTTTCATGATTAGAACATTACCAATCATAGTTAAGCAACTAGCATGCTACCCAACATGCTTAAATAGGTTCATACAAGGAAACAGGATTAAAACCTAGGTATATACTTAATAGGTATTCCCATCAATTTTATGTACATACGAGCGAAAAGTAAAGGtgaatcatgatattattgggtTGAAAAAGAACATGCAGGGGGAGAAGACCACTTGCCTTCCTTGGCAAATTGGGATAAGTCCTCTTCGAAAGACGGCTGCTCTTGGACTTGCTCCTCCACGAACTTCACGTCATCTACACGATCACACAaggcaaacaaacaaagaatgaGTAAAACAGTACAGCAAACATATGCAAAGGCTTACAACAAACTCCTAAAActaacgttcatgcagagacgatcgcgtgagcgcgagaatcgctgaaatcggatttaaaacgatgaagatatgagataaacaagtttcaggAGCTAAAACAGAAAtaactatatacttcaggggctagcaaggaattTTCACAAGACTCAGTGAACAATGTTTGCGAATACAGAAAGGTACAAGGTTAGATATGCAAGATTACATGGCTCAGGTTAAAATGAAAGAAtgtaaggccttgtttagttgcccaactttggacaaccaaaattatTGTAGCGCaattgtagcatttcgtttgtatttgtaaattattgtccaaatattgactaattaggctcaaaagattcgtctcgcaaaatacaacaaaacCGTGCAATTAGtctttgatttcgtctacattcagtactccatgcatgtaccgcaagtttgatgtgatggggaatcttctttttgcatggtGCCAAAGTTAGTATTTTGGGAGAAactaaacagggcctaagttTTTCCAGGGAGTTTTACACAAGATTGCAACGCACAAGAATGAAAAGAAGAAATATTAGATAGGCCAGGGGGCAGATCAAAAGGCAGCCTTATCATCTTTTACCTCTTGCCAGAGGCACGGCAGGGGTGCGGCGCACCACCGGCGGCGCATGGCTTGCCTCGTCGGCACTCGGCgcggcgggaaaaggagctggcGCATGAGAGGAGCGGGTTGAGAGGGAAGAAAGGAGCCTCACCGGCGGTGAGCTGGAGGAACGGAGATGCACgggcggccattaatggccttcAAGCTTGTCCGGCCGTTTCCagggagaggaaaggagggggcGACAGTTTAAGGCCGGGAGTGGGGGAGAGGAGACGACGCAAGGTTGTGGAGGGGCTCGGGAAGGCCAAAGGTCGCTGGGAGGCGAggggccccggccggcggcgcacagGGGGGCACACGGCACCCATGCGTGCGTCCCTGGAGCCTGAACGGTTGGAGGTGGGGGTGGAGCTGACGGGTGGACTCCGCCAGTCAGTAGGAGGGAGAGGGGCTGGCCGGTTGGGCCACTTTGGGCTGGTTGTGGAGGGAATCCTTTGGGCCGGCGCATGGGAGGAAAAGGAGGGAGGTGGGTCGGCCGGAATGGAaaggggagaaggagaaggtTTGGGCCcaaagagagaggaaaagaagatTGAACCCGCAGATTGGATTGGAGGAGAAAAGATTTATAaattttgaaacttttgcaaaCAACACTTCACACAAAAACAAAACGAAAGATAAAAACTTATCAAACACTTGTCGCCTCTAATATTAAATTCGAGTgctctttaattatttaaaAACCGTAATTTAATATTAGTAATTTATTTTATTCCTTAGAAAAGAAAGTGCTAGACCACATGTTGCTTACATTGTGTTTGTGATGGAATTTTGGGCGTTACAGACGTCGTCCGCCACTATGCAAACTAGTGGATGAGTTGTTTATTGATCACGGTCACCTACAAATTTCTACTTCCTcagtttcaaattatagattgttttaatttttctcaATTCATAAATATTTGCATGCAACCagatatatactatatttaCGTGCATAAATATGGAGGGAGTAAACTCTTCTGGCCGTCCTTTGCTATCACTGGCTTACTGCTAGCCTTTTAGCCAACCTCCTCGTTCGTCATATTCAATACAACATCGTTGCTCAAAAATAATTTTCCGTAACTATACGTTTTCTATTTAAAGTGAACACCGAAACCACCGCAGATCTCACAAGTTTTTCACCTAAATAAATCGGCCCAAAGGGCTTCTCATATCATCAGCCCGCCAAGATTCATCAGTAGCGAGCCAACAACAAGATATTGGGCCATAAGCCTAAATGCCAAGCCCAGCTCCGGATTCTGCCACAATCGCGGAAGGTCGTCGACGCGGCCTTTCCACTAGGGAGACCCcccgtctccgtctccgtcgCCGACTCGCCGACCTCGACCACCCGCCTCTCCATGGACGGCGGCCgagcagcagccggcggcgcaTACCCCTCTCCCGTCGCTGCTCCTCCACATCCTGCGGCGCTGAGCAACACTCCTGTCGATGCCTCCTCGTTCATACACACGCCGTTCTACTGGTATCCACTCCTTTTTCCCATACTCTCGATCCATAGTTTCTCGCCGTAGATTCAGGCAAGCATGGTTCCCACCAGGAATTATTACTTGGACTGGCACAACTGAGGCAGCAGTTTCCCCGCCCTGTTCCTCCCTCAGCAGCAGCTCTGGCACCTGGCACGCGCGCGGCTTTGATGCCGCTCAGGGTGGTGCGAGCGGCGTCACGCCGCTCCCACCGCGCGGGGCCTCGCGCGTCTTCCGTGGCGCGGATGTCGGGGGCGTGCAACGCGATAACCTCGGCAAACATGCTGATGGGGCAGCACCTGCGGGCCGGCCGATTGGACGCCGTGCGGGAGGTGTTCAACGGAATGCCGCGGCGGGATGTTGTGTCCTGGAACACCCTCATGGCCACACACGCCCGGTCCGGGGCGCATGGCAGTGTGGCTGCCGCGTTCGCTGAAATGAGGCGACATGGGTTCCACGCGGACAACGTCTCGTTCTCGACCGTGCTGTTGGCCTGCTCGCGGATGGAGGCTCTGGAGCTCGGGATGTGCATCCACGGGCTGGCGACCAAGACCGGTGCCTCCCGGAACGTGTTTGTCAGTGCGTCCCTGACCACAATGTACGCCAAGTGTGGGCTGTTCAGCTTCCTAGAACGGGTTGTGAACGCTGTTGACAGTCCAAACGTGGCCTTGTGGAATGCTCTCATATCAGGACTTGTGATGAACCATCGGGTGGAGGATGCTCGCAGGGTCTTCGATAAGATGACAGAACGCAATGTCGTGTCCTGGACTGCCATGGTCAAAGGGTACGTCAGGGTGCATGAATTGGGATGGGCCTTCGAGCTGTTTAACTTGATGCCTGCAAAGAATTCAGTGTCATGGTGTGTCATGATTGGAGGTTTTGTCAACCATAAGCGGTTTGGAGAGGCAGTCGACTTGTTCAAGTCTTTGGTGAGTAGTGGGGAGGAAGTAACAAGTGCAGTTCTGGTCAAGATTGTGAGGGCTTGTTCTAGCTTGAAAAGTATTGGAGGAGGTCAATGCATTCACGGTTTCGCTGTGAAGTCTGGGTTTATTCTTGACCAGATCATTGAGGCATCACTGGTTATGATGTACTGTAATTCCTTAGACATCGATGAGGCACGGCTTGAATTTGATAGAATGGAAAGAAAGCATGTTGGCTCATGGAATGCCATCCTATCTGGCTATATCCATGCTAACAGGCTTTATGAGGCTAGACAGCTTTTTGATTCCATGATTGACAGAGATAGGATCTCGTGGAACTTGATGGTCAGTGGCTATATAAAAGATGGAAGAATCGCTGATGCTACTGAGTTGTACTCAAAGATGCCTGAAAAGAGTGTGGAAGCGGGTACTGCTTTGATGTCTTGTTTTATAGACAATGGAATGCTTGACAAAGCTCGGCATGTGTTCTACAATATGCCTGAAGTAGATGTGATGTCCTGTACTACTTTACTCTTTGGATATGTGAAAGGAGGGTATATAGATGATGCACTGGTTCTTTTCAATAGGATGCGTAAAAGGACTGTTGTCACCTACAATGTGATGATAGCTGGTTTGCTTCATCAAGGTAAGGTTACTGAAGCCTACAAGCTCTTTGATGAATCTCCAATGCATGATTTAGTAACTTGGAGCTGTTTAATCAATGGGCTTGCTCAAAGTGGTTTAAATAATGATGCACTTAAGCTGTACAAGAAGATGCTACTGTCAAATATACGACCAAGTGACTCGATGCTTTCTAGCCTCATTGGCTGTTTTTCGCATCATTCTATGATGGTTCATGGCCAGCAGTTTCATGGTATTATTATCAGGCTTGGGTTTGAATCACATTTGCTAATTCAAAATTCACTTATTAGTATATATTGCAGATGTGGTGAAATGTTAATGGCCCAAGGCATATTTGATAGCATGGCCAGGAGAGATGTAGTGACATGGAACACTATGATTTGTGGATATGCACTCAATGGTCTTGGTCAAAATGCTATTCAGACATTTGGTAACATGAATAAGGCACAAGTTGATCCTGATGACATCACGTTTATCGGCATACTTTCTGCATGTAATCACATGAGCCTTTTGGAGGAAGGCAAACATTTCTTCAATATGATGACATGCAGTTATGGAATTTTACCGAATAAAATGCATTATGCTTGCATGGTTGATCTATTCAGTAGGAGAGGCATGCTTGAGCAAGCTGAAGAGTTAGTGAAGTCAATGCCATTTGAACCAGATTCTGCAATTTGGACTTCTCTCTTGAGCAGCTGTAGATTGAATGGCAATGGCAGGTTGGCAGAACATGCAGCGAGTCAACTAATCTCAATCAACCCTACCACTAAAATGCCATACCTGCATCTCATCAGTGTAAATAGATCAACTGAAAGATGGAGTGTGATGGACAATTTGAGAAGTCAAATTGGAAATGCAGCAACAGACAAAGAAGTTGGCTATAGCTGGATTTAACATTCCATCATGATTCACTGATGTGTACTGTGTAACAGCAGCATGTCAATAAGGTACCAGAATACAAGGCTGCCTATGGGCTAGGGCTGCCAATTATTAAGCACGGCTTTTAACTTCTCATGGTGCAGCCACAACCCATGGATCACTTATGCAGAAACTTGTCACCACGGGTAAAAATTCTAGTTTGTAATGATAGAAGCAAGTGAAGCCAGTATATGCGTCTTTACAATTTGTGATGGATTTCGCGGGATGTTGTTTAATTGGACTGTCTATTAAGACAGGAATAACCAATGATTTTATCTACTAACAATGAAAAATTAACCCAAGAAGTTTAGTATTAGATGTGACATTCGCAATAAGAAGAATGTCAATATGTCATTCTTGTGCAACTTTTTTTATACTACTACATGTACCAGTTTCATGTTACATGAAGCACTTACACCAATCCATCATGTGCAACAGAATGCATATACTTCTGTTTTGTTTGTGTTTATTTCTTTCATTTCCATTCTTTTCTTGACGTTCCTCCTCTCATTTCTGTATAttttacattatttttctcTTGCGATCAATAATCAAGTCACAATACAAAGTATTTTTTGCTGTTTATATTCATGCCTAACAGATAATTTCATATGCACCATTTGAGCCTTGTCTATTTTGTATAAGATTTATCTCTTTTTCTAGAAGATATGTGGTGAGCTATACATAGGCAAAAATCCTCTGCTTCACAAAAGTTTATATTTATTTCATACATTTCCATTCTGTTCTTGCTGTTCCTCCTCTCATTTCTGTATATTTTACATTATTTTTTCTCTTGTGATCAATAATCTAGTCACAATACAATGCAATTTTGCTGTTTATATTCATGGCTAAGAGATGGATTTCATTTGCATCATGTAGTGAAGAAAATATCTACATGCTATGTAAGGAACTGATAAGAATTGGAGTGGCTGATCCTATGGGCACTGATCTTTATGTTGTTTTCATATCAAACGAGGAAAAGAAGGTGATTTTGTTGCATTTTTTTGTTAATGTATATCTCAATTCCTTTAGCtagatcccccccccccccccccccccccccccccccatcttGTGCATGACATGCTTTTATTCTCCAGGTTCCTCTCTGGCATCAGAAAGCAAGTAACTCTGATGAAGGATTTATCTGCTGGGATTATCATGTGATCTGCGCCCAGGTAAAGGTAAACTTGATTGTCTGGTATTTTGCTTTAGTTTAGTATGTACTGCTGACATAAAAGCAGTGTATTGTGTATCATGTACCATTTCATGTTACTTCTTGATGTGCATATGGAAGTCTAGGCGAAACGAAACAAAGGAGAAGTTCTTGATCTTGTTTGGGATCTGGACTCGGATCTTCCTTTCCCTTCCCCATTCAGCCAGTATGTTTCCGATGCAATTCAACCACTAGCATTTGGTGATTCCATATATAGAAGGTAAATCTTCTGTTGCTTTTGTTGTTACCAGTgtaattatttatttattcttcAGAACAGTTTATGACGCACCTATTTGAATTAACTAAAGGGAAGCCTTCTGAAATATATCCTAAATATTTGTTGTAGATGCTACAAAATTAACAGTATGTTGCTGTTTTAACATGCAATCTGCTTGCATGGAGTTTATTCGAAGATTTGGAATTTAGGAATCAGATGAATCTTTTGCAGATTTTGGGAAGCCCTTAATGACATATAAGTGTATATGCATTTATAGTTCTGGACTTCAGTTATAGGATCATGTTGGTCAGATGATTGTATGCATGCCAGATTGCAACATCATGAGGCATCGAGGCATTATATAGGTGGGATGGAAGTGTTGTACATCCTCGGTTGGAGTTGCTGtcgttttatttcttttgtgaATATC harbors:
- the LOC117847775 gene encoding protein N-terminal glutamine amidohydrolase isoform X4; translation: MSISEENIYMLCKELIRIGVADPMGTDLYVVFISNEEKKVPLWHQKASNSDEGFICWDYHVICAQVKAKRNKGEVLDLVWDLDSDLPFPSPFSQYVSDAIQPLAFGDSIYRRLFRVVHAPLFLQSFASDRSHMKNPAGNWIQLPPKYDPIMAADGTTNNLNEYIAMSVEDVADLESVVNDVYSNKHGVVVNETILPRFFARLPGSHP
- the LOC117847775 gene encoding putative pentatricopeptide repeat-containing protein At3g15130 isoform X2 is translated as MPLRVVRAASRRSHRAGPRASSVARMSGACNAITSANMLMGQHLRAGRLDAVREVFNGMPRRDVVSWNTLMATHARSGAHGSVAAAFAEMRRHGFHADNVSFSTVLLACSRMEALELGMCIHGLATKTGASRNVFVSASLTTMYAKCGLFSFLERVVNAVDSPNVALWNALISGLVMNHRVEDARRVFDKMTERNVVSWTAMVKGYVRVHELGWAFELFNLMPAKNSVSWCVMIGGFVNHKRFGEAVDLFKSLVSSGEEVTSAVLVKIVRACSSLKSIGGGQCIHGFAVKSGFILDQIIEASLVMMYCNSLDIDEARLEFDRMERKHVGSWNAILSGYIHANRLYEARQLFDSMIDRDRISWNLMVSGYIKDGRIADATELYSKMPEKSVEAGTALMSCFIDNGMLDKARHVFYNMPEVDVMSCTTLLFGYVKGGYIDDALVLFNRMRKRTVVTYNVMIAGLLHQDVVKC
- the LOC117847775 gene encoding protein N-terminal glutamine amidohydrolase isoform X3, with product MDGGRAAAGGAYPSPVAAPPHPAALSNTPVDASSFIHTPFYCEENIYMLCKELIRIGVADPMGTDLYVVFISNEEKKVPLWHQKASNSDEGFICWDYHVICAQAKRNKGEVLDLVWDLDSDLPFPSPFSQYVSDAIQPLAFGDSIYRRLFRVVHAPLFLQSFASDRSHMKNPAGNWIQLPPKYDPIMAADGTTNNLNEYIAMSVEDVADLESVVNDVYSNKHGVVVNETILPRFFARLPGSHP
- the LOC117847775 gene encoding pentatricopeptide repeat-containing protein At1g06140, mitochondrial isoform X1; this encodes MPLRVVRAASRRSHRAGPRASSVARMSGACNAITSANMLMGQHLRAGRLDAVREVFNGMPRRDVVSWNTLMATHARSGAHGSVAAAFAEMRRHGFHADNVSFSTVLLACSRMEALELGMCIHGLATKTGASRNVFVSASLTTMYAKCGLFSFLERVVNAVDSPNVALWNALISGLVMNHRVEDARRVFDKMTERNVVSWTAMVKGYVRVHELGWAFELFNLMPAKNSVSWCVMIGGFVNHKRFGEAVDLFKSLVSSGEEVTSAVLVKIVRACSSLKSIGGGQCIHGFAVKSGFILDQIIEASLVMMYCNSLDIDEARLEFDRMERKHVGSWNAILSGYIHANRLYEARQLFDSMIDRDRISWNLMVSGYIKDGRIADATELYSKMPEKSVEAGTALMSCFIDNGMLDKARHVFYNMPEVDVMSCTTLLFGYVKGGYIDDALVLFNRMRKRTVVTYNVMIAGLLHQGKVTEAYKLFDESPMHDLVTWSCLINGLAQSGLNNDALKLYKKMLLSNIRPSDSMLSSLIGCFSHHSMMVHGQQFHGIIIRLGFESHLLIQNSLISIYCRCGEMLMAQGIFDSMARRDVVTWNTMICGYALNGLGQNAIQTFGNMNKAQVDPDDITFIGILSACNHMSLLEEGKHFFNMMTCSYGILPNKMHYACMVDLFSRRGMLEQAEELVKSMPFEPDSAIWTSLLSSCRLNGNGRLAEHAASQLISINPTTKMPYLHLISVNRSTERWSVMDNLRSQIGNAATDKEVGYSWI
- the LOC117847775 gene encoding protein N-terminal glutamine amidohydrolase isoform X5 is translated as MLCKELIRIGVADPMGTDLYVVFISNEEKKVPLWHQKASNSDEGFICWDYHVICAQVKAKRNKGEVLDLVWDLDSDLPFPSPFSQYVSDAIQPLAFGDSIYRRLFRVVHAPLFLQSFASDRSHMKNPAGNWIQLPPKYDPIMAADGTTNNLNEYIAMSVEDVADLESVVNDVYSNKHGVVVNETILPRFFARLPGSHP